The Ensifer adhaerens genome contains a region encoding:
- a CDS encoding methylated-DNA--[protein]-cysteine S-methyltransferase, giving the protein MNIATSVPTDITPKGTDYDTVSRVIEMLTEDYRDQPSLESVAQRLKQSPTQLQKVFTRWAGLSPKAFLQAVTLDHAKRLLRQEDMPLLETSIEVGLSGPSRLHDLFVTHEAMSPGEWKARGEGLTIRFGYHPSPFGTALVMITERGLAGLAFNDAGGEQASFEDMAQRWPNARYIEDSAATSQYAARIFDPSRWRQDEPLRIFLIGSDFQIRVWQALLKIPLGCATTYSNIAGNIGQPTASRAVGAAVGRNPISFVVPCHRALGKSGDLTGYHWGLTRKRAILGWEAGKAADGTI; this is encoded by the coding sequence ATGAACATTGCGACATCCGTACCCACCGATATCACGCCGAAAGGCACCGACTATGATACGGTCAGCCGCGTGATCGAAATGCTCACCGAGGACTATCGCGACCAGCCGTCGCTCGAATCCGTGGCACAGCGCCTGAAGCAGTCGCCGACGCAGCTCCAGAAGGTCTTCACCCGCTGGGCCGGGCTTTCGCCGAAGGCCTTCCTGCAGGCCGTCACGCTCGACCACGCCAAGCGCCTGCTGCGCCAGGAAGACATGCCGCTGCTGGAAACCAGCATCGAAGTGGGCCTGTCAGGACCGAGCCGGCTGCACGACCTGTTCGTCACCCACGAGGCGATGTCGCCGGGTGAATGGAAGGCGCGCGGCGAAGGGCTGACAATCCGCTTCGGCTATCACCCCTCGCCCTTCGGCACGGCGCTGGTGATGATCACCGAGCGCGGCCTCGCCGGCCTTGCCTTCAACGATGCCGGCGGCGAGCAGGCCAGCTTCGAGGACATGGCGCAACGCTGGCCGAACGCCCGCTACATCGAGGACAGCGCGGCGACGTCCCAATACGCCGCGCGCATCTTCGATCCTTCGCGCTGGCGGCAGGACGAGCCGCTGCGCATCTTCCTCATCGGCTCCGACTTCCAGATCCGGGTCTGGCAGGCGCTGCTCAAGATCCCGCTCGGCTGCGCCACCACCTATTCGAACATCGCCGGCAACATCGGCCAGCCGACGGCATCGCGCGCCGTGGGTGCTGCGGTCGGGCGCAACCCGATCTCGTTCGTGGTTCCGTGCCACCGCGCGCTTGGCAAAAGCGGCGATCTCACCGGCTATCACTGGGGGCTGACGCGCAAACGCGCCATCCTCGGCTGGGAAGCCGGCAAGGCGGCCGACGGCACGATCTGA
- a CDS encoding DUF2244 domain-containing protein, with translation MIHGNATTPSEDAPVFTAELTPYRSLGRRGFKMFFLIAGLLSLVHGLVFLIIGAWPVVFFFGLDYLLLFGAFWLNNRSGLSREEVRVSRTDVSVRKFTPSGQISEHRFNPFWARLNVARHQEIGIVSMTISGGGRRTDIGSFLNRDDRETFALALSGALATVRRR, from the coding sequence ATGATCCATGGCAACGCCACCACCCCATCTGAGGACGCTCCGGTCTTCACCGCCGAGCTCACGCCCTATCGCTCGCTCGGGCGCCGCGGCTTCAAAATGTTCTTCCTGATCGCCGGGCTCCTGAGCCTCGTTCACGGCCTCGTCTTCCTCATCATCGGCGCCTGGCCGGTGGTGTTCTTTTTCGGGCTCGACTACCTGCTGCTGTTCGGCGCGTTCTGGCTGAACAATCGCTCGGGGCTCAGCCGCGAAGAGGTCCGCGTTAGCAGGACGGACGTTTCGGTGCGCAAGTTCACGCCCTCGGGCCAGATCAGCGAACATCGTTTCAATCCGTTCTGGGCGCGCTTGAATGTCGCCCGGCATCAGGAGATCGGCATCGTCTCGATGACGATCAGCGGCGGTGGCCGCCGAACCGATATCGGCTCGTTCCTCAACCGCGACGACCGCGAGACTTTTGCGCTGGCGCTCTCGGGCGCGCTTGCGACCGTTCGCCGCCGCTGA
- the nth gene encoding endonuclease III, with translation MKNVKPKLPVGVAKPKASRRATPRVKSLYSQDELKEIFRRFSIQRPEPKGELEHVNPFTLVVAVALSAQATDAGVNKATRALFAIADTPEKMLALGEEKVRDYIKTIGLYRNKAKNVIALSEKLIRDFGGEVPRTREELVTLPGVGRKTANVVLSMAFGQSTIAVDTHILRIANRICLAPGKTPDEVEDKLIKIIPDEYLYHAHHWLILHGRYCCKARKPECERCVIADICKSPEKTCDIPASLVELPPQMISAAS, from the coding sequence ATGAAAAACGTGAAGCCAAAATTGCCCGTGGGTGTTGCAAAACCGAAGGCGAGCCGCCGCGCCACGCCGCGGGTGAAGAGCCTCTATAGCCAGGACGAGCTCAAGGAGATCTTCCGTCGCTTCTCGATCCAGCGGCCGGAGCCGAAGGGCGAGCTCGAGCACGTCAATCCCTTCACGCTGGTCGTCGCCGTGGCGCTCTCGGCGCAGGCGACCGATGCCGGCGTCAACAAGGCGACGCGTGCGCTCTTTGCCATCGCCGATACGCCGGAAAAGATGCTGGCGCTCGGCGAAGAAAAAGTCCGGGACTACATCAAGACCATCGGCCTCTATCGCAACAAGGCGAAGAACGTCATCGCGCTGAGCGAAAAGCTGATCCGCGACTTCGGCGGCGAGGTGCCGCGCACACGCGAAGAGCTGGTGACTCTGCCGGGCGTCGGGCGCAAGACCGCCAATGTCGTGCTCTCCATGGCCTTCGGCCAGTCGACGATCGCCGTCGACACCCACATCCTGCGCATCGCCAACAGGATCTGTCTGGCGCCGGGCAAGACCCCGGACGAGGTGGAAGACAAGCTGATAAAGATCATCCCCGACGAGTATCTCTACCACGCCCATCACTGGCTGATCTTGCACGGGCGCTACTGCTGCAAGGCGCGCAAGCCTGAGTGCGAGCGCTGCGTCATCGCCGATATCTGCAAGTCGCCGGAAAAGACCTGCGACATCCCGGCGTCGCTCGTCGAATTGCCGCCGCAGATGATCTCCGCCGCAAGCTGA
- a CDS encoding TetR/AcrR family transcriptional regulator, protein MQQEVSRRSNRERSDTTRAAILDAARGLFVTRGYADTSTPDIVAAAGLTRGALYHHFEDKKALFRAVAEREAIAVATSIEQATSGDLSARQALKVGARAYFDAMREPGRIRLLLLDGPAVLGKLEMMAIDAANAQRTLEEGIAEAMAPATVSAERLSAMASLLSAAFDRAALDIADGASSEVYAETIGTLIDRMVSP, encoded by the coding sequence ATGCAACAGGAAGTCTCCCGACGCTCCAATCGCGAGCGCTCCGACACGACGCGCGCCGCGATCCTCGATGCCGCCCGCGGCCTCTTCGTCACCAGGGGCTACGCCGACACCTCGACGCCGGACATCGTCGCGGCCGCCGGCCTGACCCGCGGCGCGCTCTATCACCACTTCGAAGACAAGAAGGCGTTGTTTCGCGCGGTGGCGGAACGGGAAGCAATTGCTGTGGCGACGTCGATCGAGCAGGCGACGTCAGGCGACCTTTCGGCCCGCCAGGCACTGAAGGTCGGCGCCCGCGCCTATTTCGACGCCATGCGCGAGCCGGGGCGTATCCGCCTGCTCTTGCTTGATGGACCTGCCGTCCTCGGTAAGCTGGAGATGATGGCGATCGACGCGGCCAACGCGCAGAGAACGCTCGAGGAAGGGATTGCCGAGGCAATGGCTCCGGCCACCGTTTCTGCCGAAAGGTTGTCGGCCATGGCTTCGCTGCTTTCAGCTGCCTTCGATCGCGCGGCGCTCGACATAGCCGATGGCGCGTCGAGCGAGGTCTATGCGGAAACGATCGGCACGCTGATCGACCGGATGGTGTCGCCGTAA
- a CDS encoding VOC family protein, translated as MKSTSYYPVIMTADVAATAAFYVDHFRFQALFTSDWYVHLQSVEDEHVTLAVLDYRHETIPEEARAPTRGLLLNFEVDNPDAIYAQALAAGLPILKTLRDEDFGQRHFITADPNGVLIDIIKPIPPSAEFAAAYEESALPTA; from the coding sequence ATGAAATCGACGAGCTATTACCCGGTCATCATGACGGCCGACGTTGCCGCCACCGCCGCCTTCTATGTCGATCACTTCCGTTTCCAGGCGCTCTTCACCAGCGACTGGTATGTGCATCTTCAATCGGTCGAGGACGAGCATGTGACGTTGGCCGTGCTCGATTACCGCCACGAGACGATCCCCGAGGAGGCGCGTGCGCCGACGCGCGGTCTGCTTTTGAACTTCGAGGTCGATAATCCGGATGCGATCTATGCGCAGGCGCTTGCTGCCGGCCTGCCGATCCTCAAAACCTTGCGCGACGAGGATTTCGGCCAGCGCCATTTCATCACTGCCGACCCGAATGGCGTGCTGATCGATATCATCAAGCCCATTCCGCCGAGCGCCGAATTCGCCGCCGCCTATGAGGAAAGCGCGCTTCCTACGGCGTGA
- a CDS encoding adenosine kinase → MTKYDVLTIGNAIVDIIARCDDAFLNENGIIKGAMNLIDAERAELLYSRMGPAVEASGGSAGNTAAGVASLGGRAAYFGKTASDQLGEIFAHDIRAQGVYFQTKPLETVPPTARSMIFVTEDGERSMNTYLGACVELGPEDVEADVVAEAKVTYFEGYLWDPPRAKDAIRETARIAHANGRETAITLSDSFCVHRYRDEFLELMRSGTVDIVFANKQEALALYETEDFDLALEKLSKDCKLAAVTLSEEGSVVVRGDERVRVTATPIAQVVDTTGAGDLYAAGFLHGYTSGRSLEDCSKLGNLAAGIVIGQIGPRPMVSLETAAKQAGLA, encoded by the coding sequence ATGACAAAATACGACGTGCTGACGATCGGCAACGCCATCGTTGATATCATCGCGCGCTGCGACGATGCTTTTCTCAATGAAAACGGCATCATAAAGGGCGCCATGAACCTCATCGATGCCGAGCGAGCCGAGTTGCTGTACTCGCGCATGGGCCCGGCGGTCGAAGCCTCCGGCGGCAGCGCCGGCAATACGGCTGCGGGCGTTGCCAGCCTCGGCGGCCGCGCTGCCTATTTCGGCAAGACCGCAAGCGACCAGCTCGGCGAGATCTTCGCCCACGACATCCGTGCCCAGGGCGTCTATTTCCAGACGAAGCCGCTCGAAACCGTGCCGCCGACGGCGCGCTCGATGATCTTCGTCACCGAGGATGGCGAACGGTCGATGAATACCTATCTCGGCGCCTGCGTCGAGCTTGGCCCCGAGGACGTCGAAGCCGACGTCGTCGCTGAGGCCAAGGTCACCTATTTCGAAGGTTATCTCTGGGATCCGCCGCGCGCCAAGGATGCTATCCGCGAAACCGCACGGATCGCCCACGCGAATGGCCGCGAGACCGCGATCACGCTGTCGGACAGCTTCTGCGTTCACCGCTATCGCGACGAGTTCCTGGAACTCATGCGCTCCGGCACGGTCGACATCGTCTTTGCCAACAAGCAGGAGGCGCTGGCGCTCTACGAGACCGAGGATTTCGATCTGGCGCTGGAGAAGCTCTCGAAGGATTGCAAGCTTGCGGCGGTAACGCTCAGCGAAGAGGGTTCGGTTGTCGTGCGCGGCGACGAACGCGTTCGGGTCACCGCAACGCCGATCGCCCAGGTTGTCGATACGACCGGCGCCGGCGACCTCTATGCCGCCGGCTTCCTTCACGGCTACACGAGCGGGCGCTCGCTCGAAGACTGCAGCAAGCTCGGCAATCTCGCGGCCGGCATCGTCATCGGCCAGATCGGGCCGCGGCCGATGGTCTCGCTGGAAACGGCCGCCAAACAGGCTGGTCTCGCCTGA
- a CDS encoding SH3 domain-containing protein, whose product MGFVMRHVISRFSLSLIAACLGAAIMTSAAYAQAAKGASGLPLPRFVSLKSKSVNLRIGPSVDYAVAFRYMKPGVPVEIIQEYDNWRRIRDADGTEGWVNQALLSGDRTAVAAPWMRGKGEGVFVNMRRDAQGNSPIVARMEPGVIVKVGECNGDWCHAEAQGVEGWIAQGEIWGAYPGEAFK is encoded by the coding sequence ATGGGCTTCGTCATGCGTCACGTCATTTCCAGATTCTCGCTCTCGTTGATCGCCGCCTGCCTTGGCGCCGCGATCATGACGTCAGCGGCTTACGCTCAGGCCGCCAAGGGCGCCAGCGGGCTGCCGCTGCCGCGCTTCGTCAGCCTGAAGTCCAAGAGCGTCAATCTGCGGATCGGCCCGAGCGTCGATTACGCGGTCGCCTTCCGCTACATGAAGCCGGGCGTGCCGGTCGAGATCATTCAGGAGTACGATAACTGGCGCCGCATCCGCGACGCCGACGGCACCGAGGGCTGGGTGAACCAGGCGCTGCTTTCCGGCGACCGCACAGCCGTTGCAGCCCCCTGGATGCGCGGCAAGGGCGAAGGCGTCTTCGTCAACATGCGCCGCGACGCGCAGGGCAATTCCCCGATCGTCGCCCGCATGGAGCCCGGTGTCATCGTGAAAGTCGGCGAGTGCAATGGCGACTGGTGCCATGCCGAAGCGCAAGGCGTCGAAGGCTGGATCGCCCAAGGCGAAATCTGGGGCGCCTATCCGGGCGAGGCCTTCAAGTAA
- a CDS encoding 2-hydroxyacid dehydrogenase, whose translation MTSKKKPTVYITRKLPDIVETRMRELFDAELNIDDTPRSQPELVAAVKRADVLVPTVTDRIDAALIEQAGPQLKLIASFSNGVDNIDVDAAARKGITVTNTPNVLTEDTADMAMALILAVPRRLAEGAQILTDRKGEWAGWSPTWMLGRRIAGKRIGIVGMGRIGTAVARRAKAFGLSIHYHNRHRVKAETEEMLEATYWDSLDQMLARVDIVSVNCPSTPATYHLLSARRLALMRPDSYIVNTARGGIIDETALIKSLREGKIAGAGLDVFENEPAVNPKLIKLAGEGKVVLLPHMSSATLEGRIDMGEKVVINIRTFFDGHRPPDRVLPGRD comes from the coding sequence ATGACAAGCAAGAAGAAGCCCACGGTCTACATCACCCGCAAATTGCCTGACATCGTGGAGACGCGCATGCGCGAGCTCTTCGATGCGGAGCTGAACATCGACGACACGCCGCGCAGCCAGCCGGAACTCGTTGCCGCGGTGAAACGCGCCGACGTGCTGGTGCCGACGGTGACCGATCGCATCGATGCGGCGCTGATCGAGCAGGCCGGCCCGCAGCTGAAGCTGATCGCGAGCTTTTCCAACGGCGTCGACAACATCGATGTCGATGCTGCGGCCCGCAAGGGTATCACCGTGACCAACACGCCGAACGTGTTGACCGAAGACACCGCGGACATGGCGATGGCGCTGATCCTCGCCGTGCCGCGCCGGCTTGCCGAAGGTGCGCAGATCCTGACCGATCGCAAGGGCGAATGGGCTGGCTGGTCGCCGACCTGGATGCTCGGCCGGCGCATTGCCGGCAAGCGCATCGGCATCGTCGGCATGGGCCGGATCGGCACCGCTGTCGCCCGCCGCGCCAAGGCCTTCGGCCTTTCGATCCACTACCACAACCGCCACCGGGTGAAGGCGGAAACCGAAGAGATGCTGGAGGCGACCTATTGGGACAGCCTCGACCAGATGCTTGCCCGCGTCGATATCGTCTCGGTCAACTGCCCGTCGACGCCGGCGACCTACCACCTGCTCTCGGCACGGCGATTGGCGCTGATGCGACCGGACAGCTACATCGTCAACACCGCCCGCGGCGGCATCATCGACGAGACGGCGCTGATCAAGTCGCTGCGTGAAGGCAAGATCGCTGGCGCCGGCCTCGACGTCTTCGAGAACGAGCCGGCCGTCAATCCGAAGCTGATCAAGCTTGCCGGTGAGGGCAAGGTCGTGCTCCTGCCGCATATGAGCTCGGCGACGCTTGAGGGTCGCATCGACATGGGCGAGAAGGTGGTGATTAACATCCGCACCTTCTTCGATGGCCACCGACCACCGGACCGCGTGCTTCCCGGCCGCGATTGA
- a CDS encoding GNAT family N-acetyltransferase, translated as MQIFRIDEAFDRYEELLALILGAFSYMDGRIDPPSSAHALNIELLRQKIVDEIAFGVRDGERLVGCIFCKPEDDCLYIGKLAVAPETQGKGIGRLLLAEAEATARALKLPALRLLTRIELIDNHRAFAAWGFVQSDTMCHPGFTRPTAIEMRKTL; from the coding sequence GTGCAGATCTTTCGCATCGACGAAGCATTCGACCGCTACGAGGAACTGCTGGCGCTGATCCTTGGCGCCTTCTCCTACATGGACGGGCGGATCGACCCGCCGTCGTCGGCGCATGCGTTGAACATCGAGTTGCTCCGGCAGAAGATCGTTGACGAGATCGCCTTCGGCGTCCGCGACGGCGAAAGGCTCGTCGGCTGCATCTTCTGCAAACCGGAGGACGATTGTCTCTATATCGGCAAGCTTGCCGTCGCGCCTGAGACGCAAGGAAAGGGTATCGGTCGGCTGCTGCTCGCCGAAGCGGAGGCGACGGCGCGTGCGCTGAAGCTGCCGGCGCTGAGGCTTCTCACCCGCATCGAACTCATCGACAATCACCGCGCCTTTGCCGCCTGGGGCTTCGTCCAGAGCGACACGATGTGCCATCCCGGTTTTACCCGGCCGACGGCGATCGAGATGCGCAAGACACTTTAG
- a CDS encoding molybdopterin-synthase adenylyltransferase MoeB translates to MTGENKLDQSEITRYARHIVLPEIGGAGQQRLKAARVLVIGAGGLGAPVLVYLAAAGIGRIGIVDDDAVALSNLQRQIIHRTEDIDRAKVERAAEAITALNPHVGVDEHRLRLNPDNAEALFRQYDLVIDGSDNFDTRYLAADTAAAVGIPLVTGAVGRFDGSLTVLMPYSAGADGRPNPSYRDLFPEPPPAGVVPSCAEAGIVGALTGVIGTLQAMEAIKVIAGFGEPLVGRLLMYDALTAQFNTIRYRRRA, encoded by the coding sequence ATGACCGGTGAGAACAAGCTCGACCAATCGGAGATCACCCGCTACGCCCGCCATATCGTGCTGCCGGAGATCGGGGGTGCCGGGCAACAAAGGCTGAAGGCGGCCCGTGTGCTGGTGATCGGGGCCGGCGGGCTCGGCGCTCCAGTGCTCGTCTATCTTGCCGCCGCCGGCATCGGCCGGATCGGCATCGTCGACGACGATGCGGTCGCGCTTTCCAACCTGCAGCGGCAGATCATCCACCGCACGGAAGACATCGACCGCGCCAAGGTCGAGCGGGCCGCCGAGGCGATCACCGCCCTCAACCCGCATGTCGGCGTCGACGAACACAGGCTCAGGCTCAACCCCGACAATGCCGAGGCGCTTTTCCGGCAATATGACCTGGTGATCGACGGCTCGGACAATTTCGATACGCGCTATCTCGCCGCCGATACGGCGGCAGCGGTCGGCATTCCGCTGGTGACCGGCGCCGTCGGCCGCTTCGACGGATCTCTGACGGTGCTGATGCCCTACAGCGCCGGCGCCGATGGACGGCCGAACCCCTCCTATCGCGATCTCTTTCCCGAGCCGCCGCCGGCCGGTGTCGTGCCCTCCTGCGCGGAGGCCGGCATCGTCGGCGCGCTGACTGGCGTCATCGGCACCTTGCAGGCGATGGAGGCAATCAAGGTGATCGCCGGCTTCGGCGAACCGCTGGTCGGACGGCTGCTGATGTATGACGCGCTGACGGCACAGTTCAACACCATCCGCTATCGCCGCAGAGCATAG
- the recF gene encoding DNA replication/repair protein RecF (All proteins in this family for which functions are known are DNA-binding proteins that assist the filamentation of RecA onto DNA for the initiation of recombination or recombinational repair.) — translation MPNKVFLNRLKLTEFRNYAALSLELDQRHVVLTGENGAGKTNLMEAVSFLSPGRGLRRAAYADVTRVGAGDGFSVFAEVEGMEGTVEIGTGTAGVTEGQSRRLRLNGTPAATVDELTDHLRVLWLTPSMDGLFTGPSADRRRFLDRLVLSLDPEHGRRSSEFDRAMRSRNRLLGEFRPDPSWLTAIEKEMAGLGVSMALARQEMLGLLTALVERTVDESVFPSARLALSGFLDDEGHRPAYDLEEQYLTMLRDGRPRDAAAGRTLDGPHRSDLLVRHREKDMEAARCSTGEQKALLVGLVLAHARLVGDMTGHAPILLLDEIAAHLDVNRRAALFDLVDGLGGQAFMTGTDQAMFEALGERGRFLTVSHGSVTG, via the coding sequence ATGCCAAACAAGGTCTTTCTCAACCGCCTGAAGCTTACGGAGTTCCGCAACTATGCGGCCCTCTCGCTTGAGCTCGATCAGCGCCATGTGGTGCTGACGGGGGAGAACGGCGCCGGCAAGACCAACCTCATGGAAGCCGTCTCTTTCCTTTCGCCCGGCCGCGGCCTCAGGCGCGCAGCCTATGCGGACGTGACCCGGGTCGGTGCCGGCGACGGGTTCTCGGTCTTTGCGGAAGTCGAGGGCATGGAGGGAACCGTCGAGATCGGCACCGGGACTGCCGGCGTCACGGAAGGGCAATCCCGGCGGCTGCGGCTGAATGGAACACCGGCAGCGACCGTCGACGAACTGACCGATCACCTGCGCGTCCTCTGGCTGACGCCATCGATGGATGGGCTCTTTACCGGGCCTTCGGCCGACCGGCGGCGTTTCCTCGATCGTCTTGTACTGTCGCTCGATCCGGAGCACGGCCGTCGCTCCAGCGAATTCGACCGGGCGATGCGCAGCCGCAACCGGCTGCTCGGTGAATTCCGCCCGGACCCTTCCTGGCTGACGGCGATCGAAAAGGAAATGGCCGGTCTCGGCGTCTCCATGGCGCTGGCGCGGCAGGAAATGCTCGGTCTGTTGACGGCGCTGGTCGAGCGCACTGTCGATGAAAGCGTCTTTCCCTCGGCGCGCCTGGCGTTGTCGGGCTTTCTCGACGACGAGGGCCATCGTCCGGCCTATGATCTGGAAGAACAATATCTGACGATGCTGCGTGATGGGCGTCCGCGCGACGCCGCGGCGGGGCGCACGCTCGACGGGCCGCACCGGAGCGACCTGCTCGTGCGTCACCGCGAGAAGGACATGGAGGCAGCACGCTGCTCGACCGGAGAGCAGAAGGCGCTGCTCGTCGGCCTGGTGCTGGCGCATGCGCGCCTCGTCGGCGACATGACCGGCCACGCGCCGATCCTGCTGCTCGACGAGATCGCCGCCCATCTCGACGTCAACCGGCGCGCCGCTCTGTTCGATCTCGTCGACGGCCTTGGCGGCCAGGCCTTCATGACCGGGACGGACCAAGCGATGTTCGAGGCGCTGGGCGAACGCGGCCGCTTTCTGACGGTTTCGCACGGCAGTGTTACGGGATAA
- a CDS encoding DUF47 domain-containing protein produces MLAWFRKLLPREDRFFDLFAKHSRTVVGAADALDKVLAGGDDLERHCDRIVAFEDEADHITAEVLLAVRRSFITPFDRGDIKDLIQSMDDAIDMMHKTVKTIRLYEQKSFDPGMREMGTTVVKAAHLIAEAIPLLDRIGANHDRLIAIAEEVTRIEGRSDELHEQGLKDLFRRHGASNPMAYIIGSEIYGELEKVVDRFEDVANEISGIVIENV; encoded by the coding sequence ATGCTGGCCTGGTTCCGCAAACTTCTTCCCCGCGAGGATCGCTTCTTCGACCTCTTCGCAAAACATTCGCGCACCGTCGTCGGTGCTGCCGATGCGCTCGACAAGGTTCTCGCTGGCGGCGACGATCTGGAAAGACACTGCGACCGGATCGTCGCGTTCGAGGATGAGGCGGACCACATCACCGCCGAGGTGCTGCTGGCCGTGCGCCGGTCCTTTATCACGCCCTTCGACCGCGGCGACATCAAGGATCTAATCCAGTCGATGGATGATGCCATCGACATGATGCACAAGACCGTCAAGACGATCCGCCTTTACGAACAGAAGAGCTTCGATCCCGGCATGCGCGAAATGGGCACCACGGTCGTCAAGGCCGCGCACCTGATCGCCGAGGCCATTCCGCTGCTCGATAGGATCGGCGCCAATCACGACCGCCTGATCGCGATCGCCGAAGAGGTCACCCGCATCGAGGGCCGCTCCGACGAACTGCACGAACAGGGCCTCAAGGACCTGTTCCGCCGCCACGGCGCCAGCAACCCGATGGCCTACATCATCGGCAGCGAGATCTATGGCGAGCTCGAAAAGGTCGTCGACCGCTTCGAGGACGTCGCCAATGAAATCAGCGGCATCGTGATCGAGAACGTCTGA
- a CDS encoding inorganic phosphate transporter, producing MDATLAFPLLVGLIGIALFFDFLNGLHDAANSIATIVSTRVLRPQYAVMWAAFFNFIAFLFFGLHVAETLGKGIIDPGIVTPLVIFSALIGAIVWNIVTWLFGIPSSSSHALIGGLVGAGLASTGFSSIVWTGLLKTVGAIFMSPAIGFFLALMLVLIVSWIFVRQTPFAVDRTFRVMQFVSASLYSLGHGGNDAQKTMGIIAVLLYSQGYLGSEFYVPFWVVITCQAAIALGTLFGGWRIVHTMGSKITRLNPMQGFCAETGGAITLFAATWLGIPVSTTHTITGAIIGVGAARRVSAVRWGLAGNIVIAWFITMPAAAAISALAYFTIDLLF from the coding sequence ATGGATGCGACGCTCGCCTTTCCGTTGCTCGTCGGGCTGATCGGCATCGCGCTGTTCTTCGACTTCCTGAACGGTCTGCACGACGCCGCCAACTCGATCGCGACGATCGTCTCGACACGGGTGCTGAGACCGCAGTACGCGGTCATGTGGGCGGCCTTTTTCAACTTCATCGCCTTCCTGTTCTTCGGCCTGCACGTGGCCGAGACGCTGGGCAAGGGCATCATCGATCCCGGCATCGTCACGCCGCTGGTGATCTTCTCGGCGCTGATCGGCGCAATCGTCTGGAACATCGTCACCTGGCTCTTCGGCATCCCGTCGAGTTCGTCGCACGCGCTGATCGGCGGCCTCGTCGGTGCCGGTCTTGCGAGCACCGGTTTCAGTTCGATCGTCTGGACCGGCCTCCTGAAGACCGTCGGCGCGATCTTCATGTCGCCGGCGATCGGCTTTTTCCTGGCGCTCATGCTGGTGCTGATCGTTTCCTGGATCTTCGTGCGCCAGACGCCCTTTGCCGTCGACCGCACCTTCCGCGTCATGCAGTTCGTCTCGGCCTCGCTCTATTCGCTCGGCCATGGCGGCAACGACGCGCAGAAGACCATGGGCATCATCGCGGTGCTGCTCTACTCGCAAGGCTATCTCGGCTCGGAGTTCTATGTGCCGTTCTGGGTGGTGATCACCTGCCAGGCGGCGATCGCGCTCGGCACGCTGTTCGGCGGTTGGCGCATCGTCCACACCATGGGCTCGAAGATTACCAGGCTCAATCCGATGCAGGGCTTCTGCGCCGAGACCGGCGGAGCGATCACGCTTTTTGCCGCCACCTGGCTCGGCATCCCGGTCTCGACGACGCACACCATCACCGGAGCGATCATCGGCGTTGGTGCTGCGCGTCGCGTTTCGGCCGTGCGCTGGGGGCTTGCCGGCAATATCGTCATTGCCTGGTTCATCACCATGCCCGCCGCAGCGGCGATTTCGGCGCTCGCCTACTTCACCATCGATCTGCTGTTCTGA